The Rosa rugosa chromosome 1, drRosRugo1.1, whole genome shotgun sequence genomic sequence GGACATCCTTGTAAAAGAGCGAGCGATGTGTGCGGTACACTTTAAAAAAATCCCCAACCAAACTCTCCGCCTCCTTCTCAAAAAAAATCTCCTCGCCTCCAATTGACAATGGCGGACTCTATCAGTGCAAAGAGGGCAAAGAGATCGATCCAGGATGATGTCTCCGACGACGACGACGCCGCCGCCGCAAGAGAAGCCTTCAAGAATATGGTACGGGTGATGTCTTGTCCCCCAACCCATTTCGAAAAGATGGGTAATATATAATACCTCACACCTCACGTCTCAATTTGTATTTGATTTTTTAGGGTTATTTGCCATGCGATTATGCATTCTCTTAACTGTTTGTTTGTTCTAACTCTAGAACGACTCTACCCGGCCAGAGAAATTTAaggcaagttttttttttttttttcttgattggATTTTATTGTACTATAGAACGACTCTGCATTATTGTACTTTGTTGATCAATGTTTCAGGATTGGgttttatatttgttttttttgttggcAGGATTTTGTCGAACGCAGGGAAAAATTGAAAGAGATACATGTGGgtttattttcagaatttatatCCTAACTCTAGATTTTCAGGAAATCTATAACCTGATCAGTTGTAGCATTTCCTTTTGAGAATAGTGTACATGATCAAAATTCATAATGCAGGCTGACATTGTCAAGGAGGAACACCTGTTTGTTgaggagagaaagaaatggGTGGCGGATAACCGGAATCTCTATAGTGACATGGTAAGTAGGTTACTTAGCTATGTGACGTTCTATAGTTTCTTAGAGTACAGATTCGGAACAGTTGAATCTGCATGTCAAGGATGCTACAGTTCAAATGTATGTCTTATTACAAATGTAATTTGCAGAATCAGTTTTTTGTCGAAAGATGTCAATgtgtaggtacaagttttgattaacttggtgtgttggcattccataCAAAATGGGAAAATATCTTTGACGTTTAACTTTctttatttaaagatattttctGTTTATGAAATTGTGTAATTGATTCCCTAGGGTTTTTAGGATTTTGTGGATATCTTAGAATAAAAGCTCTTTCCTAATAGAAGTCTAATTAGGGTTTTTCTGGTTTGTTTGAGGGGTTGCCGCTGGTTGAATATATATTGCAGGAATATACTCGGCAAAACAGTTCTTCACATACGCAAGAATTTTTGgtttgagtcttgcatgtttgtttgagtttgtgtcttcacaaagagtcaaaacacttggtccatgtataagtgtttgtgattgtagtttcatatgcataatactctctcgagatcagtagggagaatgtgaagaaagaagaacaagatttgaagatcgttcaagtgaaggagttctagaaggaagacaaactttgtattagattttgtgtgaatcttatagccgagctagtgctattcaaagtttgtaaaagaacatatccttttcaatatgatgatctttattttgggttctcaagagtaagagccccgcagtgtttttaatctcatacttgaggttttcactgcgtaaccaaaatctggtgtttagtttgttatcttggtttctgctgcccagtaaggattgatcagtgcactgcaatcctcgttttccagaaaatcatattctgtccttgtattttcacaaTGGGAAACTGAGTTTAAGGAAAACCACTTAAAGCCTCTCTATGAAGAGGTATGCCAAACTGTTTTTTGTAGATCAGAGGTTTAATTTTCTGGATTGCCTTGAAAGTTGTATGTGTTGATAAGCCGTCTGGTTAATGTGACTTCTTTGCAGAGATGTAATGTTGCTAAAGGAATCCCTAGCTTTTGGCATACTGCAATGATTGCTAACAAGATGGTTTCTAAGCAGGTGTGCAATTTTTCATCTAATTTTTTTATCTCCGTTTGTTTTACATATGTTTCTAATCAATTGTAGACGCTTGATCATTATCTTATCTGTTTCTTTCTAATAGATTGCAGAGAAAGATAAGGAGGCTCTGAACTTTCTGAATGATATCGAGTCCCGTAGGACAGCAGATTTGAAAGGATTTGAGCTGGAGTTCACCTTTGACGATCGTAATCCTTATTTTAAGAATAAGGTCTTGACTAAAAAGTATGAGGTGAAGGATGACAACCAGTCTGTTTCATTGAAGGCATTAGGGTAATTTTAGTTCATGATGTTATACACTTGTACTGATCTttcctattttttcttttttctttttcttcttctccttcttaaGTGTGTGTTATTTTCTTGTAGGACTAAAATAGACTGGTATCCTTCTCAAAACTTAGCACAGGGTAAAAGCAGTGAAAGTTTCTTCAAGTTCTTTAATTCATATGCTTCTCTCGATCCTCTTTCTTTTGACAAAGAAGCTGTAAGTTTGGATTAGTTTATGGTACCTCTTACATTGTTCAATTTAGTTAATGATGATTTTAGGCCTTTTTTTCTCATCTTCTTAATGGATGCAACTTGTTAGGATGAACTCAAAGGCGACATTCCGATGGATTATGTAATTGGGTAGATGAATATTTTCTTTTGCATTAGATGTCTAATCCTCACAGTAAATCAATAAAGTGACTTGAATGCTTACTTTTTCGTTAGATGCTTAAGCCCTGAAAATTGTTTAAGGATGAGAATCTTTATGATGTACGTATATTTATTGTTATCTGAATGACATATTGCTGTTATGATTTGTAGAACCAAGGTTCGAGACAAGATCATTCCGCATGCTATATCATGGTATAAATTTGCAGAGAAGGATGATAGTGATTATGATGATAGTGATGGCGAATGTGAGCGTTGCTCAAGGTGGTAGATATGGAAGAGGTATAGTATGGCGTAGCTCACTTGAATTATGTTCTTTGGATTAAGTGTCGCGAACCATTGTTGACATGCTTTTTTAACGATTTTCTTGATTTTGCAGTCGTAGAGGCTTCTTGAGAGAGtccttctccttcatttttTGGCATGCTGACGTAAGTCACTTGGTTGATTCTTCTACTTTTGTAAATCGAGTTTCACGAATCATTCATGGAATTACTTTTGTTGATCTTGTGATCAGGCCATACTCTAGGGCTTGGGTTCATGTTTATCTTTTCATTACCAATTATTTCAATCATGGCTTAAAGCTTATGTTTTCATGTTTAGCCCAATCATGGCTTAAAGCTAGTCGTTATCCCCTCCAAAACCCTCCTATGTACCAAGTTGAACTCAAATCATCAATTGTCATGCATGTAAGATGGAATGTAGGTAATATCTAAAAATGTGATTCACCTAGTATTACTGCTCTATTTACTctaagtttagtcaataaatcGTCAAAATGCTTAGCAAGATGACAACATGTGCACATTTAAGTTTTGAATGATTTAAAGCCCAATTCACTATAATCCAATGAAATTCTGGACATTTTCAATGGAGAATAAATTGAAATAAGACTAGTCATAGTGGCAAAAAGCCCTTATAGATTCATTGGAAATTCTAGTTAAACACAAGTTCGTAATGCCAATATACTCAACTCTCTAACTAtggtaaaaacaaataaataactcCATCTGCGAGTAAACTCAATGCCAACCCTCTGACCAAACATTTAGGAACAGAAAAAATCATCTCAAATTGCGTCATCTTTGGGTTCCCCTGCAAGCAGGTCATCATCATATGAAACAGGTACCCTTAGCCTATCATGAACAGAAACTTGCCGACGTCGGGGATTGTCTTGAGTCTGCATTTCAGGCATTTCAGATCATGCTGCAAATCATTTGAAAATTTGGGATGAAGTGGCAAATACTTGGGATGGTTCTTATTTACTTTTGGTATATATATTGGTGGTTGTCTATTatatggttttgtttttttatgaCAGTCTATCATCCAATTGCTTCTGCAGAAGGATAGAAAAAAGAGTGATTCATAAAGGAGACTAAAGGTGGAGAAATATCATAAAGTATGTACTAAATACTAACTTTCTTTTtctaaattaaaaataaataaatactgaAAATTCTAACTAGTAATGATGTGATATTCATATGATTTATATCATTAGATTTTGCGGCTCCCGGGGTTGACCGGAAATTAGAGGTTGACCATAAGAACAGTAAGAGGACAAGAACGAGACCCGTGGCTAGTTGCACGTGGGTGAGAGAGAGGAATGGTAGGTCTTTGTTACAAAAAACGACAAGACGTAAAACTAACCGAAAGCGTGAGCCTTCTGCTGACGTGTACTGCATGGTTTCCACGCGCAGTGGCCCACCACTACTGGTGGTTCCCAAAAGCGAAGTTTCCTTTTCCCTACGCGCGCGCCCACAGGAGCAGATGAGGACAAACCACATACGACCTTCCTGAAACTCTGCACGATTCGCGTCACGCGTGACGCACGTGATATTTCCGTGTTCGAATAATATTAGGAAATCTTCTATAAAAATAAGACAAAAAAATTTTTCTTGTAATTAATTAGAACTTAATCGTTGTCGACGTTTTGGAACTTGTTCTCCAAACAAGGAGAGATAGGCCGGAGGGGTCCAAACAAGAGATTAGTGTCTAATTATTATTAGGAAGACTGATATTATCGTCATTAGAAAGAGATATTTTCACCAGCATACTAATAGCGATTAATACACAGCTTGGATCATGCCAGGCAATGAGGAAATTTTGGACTAATGTCTAAACTACTATCCCACTTTAGCTAGTAGTGTTTTTGTTGTATTAGTGTAATTGAAAACATAATCCTAGTCAATCATTATCACCTAGCTGGCTTTGAAGCCTTAAACAAGTAgtacttttcttcttcttttttgggaataatattttatttttgaaaagttAAGAAAATAACTTCAATCATTCGTGATGTAAAATCAACAGTTACACAGTTCATTTTAATAAGATAAATGCTAATAACTTTCTCAATCATCtcattatattttatttgtttacatATTTCTATGGAGTTTTATATTGGTAATCTTACTTTAGAGGTCATATTTGATGAATCCATAGGTACTTGCTATATCgtaattcaaatttcaaattctatAAAGAATCAAATTTATGGTACCAAATCATTCAGTCGACATTAATTGTATATGTCTAACACAAATCTCGTTCCAAATAtatttttagaaagaaaaaaaaaactgcattgTTGATTCTGTTACTTCCACAAATCATTCAGTTGACACCGTATCTATCTAACTCTCACTGCTTCAATTGCCTTTCAATTTGCTCAGTTAGGATAAGATGCTCTCGTGATGCTTCGTCGAAAGTctgtaataaaaaataaaaaaaattctctatTGTGAAATGAATTAAAACACAATAATTACTAATTTCTTTCAAATTTTATgaacttatttaaaaaaataaaaataaaaataaaaattggaacTCAATCCAATCTTGTATGGAAGAGTGTCCCTATTGATACGTGCCCGTCAAATTTATAGCGCATAGAAGCACAGGTAGCCTAAGCCTAGAAAAAGAGTGTGTACCAAACGAACATGAATTGACACACAACGAAAGAGAGAGACGAGAGAGAGATTCCGATGCTTCTACGGCATTGAACACCTTCTCTCTTCCGTAACGGAAACAATGTCGAGTAACGGAAACCTCAACGGCGCGGACGACCCGGAGTCAATCACGGCGCCGTTACTTTCCGGCCGCCGATTCGTCCTCAACAACCACACCTCTCAGGTGGCCCTCGTCGGCGCCAATGTGTCCCCAATCGAGAGCCTCGACTACGAGATTTTGGAGAACGAGTTCTTCAAGCAGGACTGGCGCAGCCGCGAGACGGTCCACGTCTTCCAGTACATCTTCATGAAGTGGTTCACCTGTTTCCTCGTCGGAATTATCGTCGGGATGATCGGTTTCTGCAATAACCTCGCCGTCGAGAACATCGCCGGCGTCAAGTTCGTCATCACCTCCAACATGATGCTGGAGCAGAGGTAGTTTCGCGGCCTTCGAATTTGGTTTGATTTTCGAATTATGAATGGTAATTGGGGATTTTTCTTGTTAGGTTTTGGCTGGCGTTTGTTGTCTTCTTCTCTTATAACTTGGCGCTCACTCTGTTTGCGTCTACTATCACTTCTTTAGTGGCGCCGGCGGCCGCCGGCTCCGGCATACCGGAGGTGAAGGCTTACCTTAATGGAGTGGACGCTCCGGGGATTTTTTCAATTCGGACTTTGATCGTAAAGGTGACATTGCAAACTTAATCTAGTTCAGAAATTATATGAGCAGAGTAGAGATTATCTAAGAATTCAACAAGTCTTAAACCATTAGGGTTGATGTTTTTGTTCATATTGGGGTAAATTCTTTGACAACAGCATAGTAATATCATTAGCTAGCACTGAGTAGTTCTTTAGTAACGATTGTCAATGAATTAGCAAAGTTTCATATTGacagttttggttttggttttggtttttgtttttgttcagaTAGTTGGCAGTATTACTGCCGTGTCATCGTCTCTTTTAATTGGGA encodes the following:
- the LOC133726885 gene encoding nucleosome assembly protein 1;1-like; translation: MADSISAKRAKRSIQDDVSDDDDAAAAREAFKNMNDSTRPEKFKDFVERREKLKEIHADIVKEEHLFVEERKKWVADNRNLYSDMNQFFVERCQWETEFKENHLKPLYEERCNVAKGIPSFWHTAMIANKMVSKQIAEKDKEALNFLNDIESRRTADLKGFELEFTFDDRNPYFKNKVLTKKYEVKDDNQSVSLKALGTKIDWYPSQNLAQGKSSESFFKFFNSYASLDPLSFDKEADELKGDIPMDYVIG